One part of the Amphiprion ocellaris isolate individual 3 ecotype Okinawa chromosome 24, ASM2253959v1, whole genome shotgun sequence genome encodes these proteins:
- the LOC118471217 gene encoding PWWP domain-containing DNA repair factor 3B-like: MQAVTERTAKETRLVDFIIQSKGAEQHLVDVLGGKRSTWIHQKSCCQMLVYLDSEEQQDKLFAFLKTVLHRGPTQLSFTDEVLVICHVLFPEAIIYGLSMQDNLSLQDNLSLQEAEQVFFSGPAYHQSEVEEFCQRIEKDLKKEGRLFSWRK; encoded by the exons ATGCAGGCTGTCACTGAACGCACTGCAAAGGAAACCAGACTGGTGGACTTCATTATCCAGTCAAAGGGAGCTGAGCAGCATTTGGTG GATGTACTTGGTGGCAAACGCTCTACTTGGATTCATCAGAAGTCTTGTTGCCAGATGCTCGTCTACCTGGATAGTGAGGAACAACAGGACAAGCTTTTTGCATTCTTAAAGACTGTACTGCACAGAGGACCAACACAACTGAGCTTCACAGATGAAGTGCTGGTCATCTGTCATGTTCTCTTTCCAGAG GCCATCATATATGGTCTGTCTATGCAGGACAATCTGTCCCTGCAGGACAATCTGTCCCTGCAGGAGGCTGAGCAGGTCTTCTTCAGTGGTCCAGCTTACCATCAAAG TGAAGTGGAGGAGTTTTGTCAAAGGATTGAAAAAGACCTGAAGAAAGAAGGCAGACTGTTCAGTTG GAGGAAGTGA
- the LOC129348265 gene encoding uncharacterized protein K02A2.6-like isoform X2: MKGFFARHGIPQSVVSDNGPQYACEEFKEFARQYGFKHITSSPLYPQANGQAEKGVQIVKRLLKKAKDGKTDPHLALLSYRAAPLECGASPAELLMCRKLRTTLPQVQQGHDSNIWMDNKKRLKLKQKMAYDRATKYLEPLCEKDTVRIEGPDCWGRKATVLSEVGPRSYIVETEDGRTVRRNRRSLLKTQEDTDKHSAEEEPEEQKDTPVAHPTEPQATSRMTEPVRRSTRARKPPDRLIENA, encoded by the coding sequence ATGAAAGGATTCTTTGCAAGACACGGAATCCCACAGAGTGTTGTGAGTGACAACGGTCCACAATATGCCTGTGAAGAGTTTAAGGAATTTGCAAGGCAATATGGATTCAAGCACATCACATCGAGCCCTTTGTACCCACAAGCAAATGGTCAGGCTGAAAAGGGAGTACAAATCGTTAAGAGACTGCTGAAGAAAGCCAAAGATGGTAAGACTGACCCTCACCTTGCTTTGCTAAGTTACAGAGCTGCACCTCTGGAGTGTGGAGCATCACCTGCTGAGCTACTCATGTGTCGTAAACTCCGCACTACACTTCCACAAGTACAACAAGGACATGATAGCAACATCTGGATGGACAACAAAAAGAGGCTCAAACTCAAACAGAAAATGGCTTATGACAGAGCTACAAAATATCTTGAACCTCTTTGTGAAAAGGACACTGTGAGGATCGAAGGACCTGACTGCTGGGGCAGAAAAGCAACTGTGCTCAGTGAAGTTGGACCTAGATCTTACATTGTGGAAACCGAGGATGGACGGACAGTGAGGAGAAATAGGAGGAGTCTGTTAAAGACTCAAGAGGACACTGACAAACATTCTGCTGAggaagaacctgaagaacaaaAAGATACACCAGTTGCACACCCAACAGAACCTCAAGCAACTTCTCGAATGACTGAACCTGTCAGGAGGTCGACAAGAGCTAGAAAACCACCTGACAGACTTATTGAAAATGCTTAA
- the LOC129348265 gene encoding uncharacterized protein LOC129348265 isoform X1 encodes MIRDQIVFGTNEKKLREKLLRDADLTLDSAIKTCQANELAKQHALTFKATPCEEENESVKTVAMKGKSRFKFKHKDKSRDNDQTQFSCKKCGEMHKPKQCPAFGRTCAKCKKQNHYAKMCHTRKNVHTVQEDTDDSDDLSETFFIKMVSGEDNFKQPQNTRDTENVICAVKEDKWTAPLIVNGTIITFKIDTGAKANLINENDVKALAEKPKRVAGKAMSLKAYNNQPIKTMGVCRLIVTAKGKQHNIMFTIVPSGHESILGDKASEDLGLVKRIYQINSDNVNMDKLNKILSQSEGSTSILNKYTSVFKGHGTLPYTYKIQLKDDAKPVVHAPRRVPAPLHSLLLCT; translated from the exons ATGATAAGGGATCAGATTGTATTTGGGACGAATGAAAAGAAACTTAGAGAAAAGCTGTTGAGAGATGCGGACCTCACATTGGACAGTGCAATAAAAACGTGCCAAGCTAATGAGCTAGCAAAGCAACACGCTCTTACATTCAAAGCAACGCCatgtgaagaagaaaatgagtCTGTGAAAACAGTGGCAATGAAAGGAAAGTCACGATTCAAGTTTAAGCATAAAGACAAAAGCAGAGACAATGATCAAACACAGTTTAGCTGCAAAAAGTGTGGCGAAATGCACAAGCCGAAACAGTGCCCTGCATTTGGGAGAACAtgtgcaaagtgtaaaaagcaaaatcacTATGCGAAAATGTGCCACACTAGAAAGAACGTACACACAGTGCAGGAAGACACAGATGATAGTGATGATTTAAGTGagacatttttcatcaaaatggtGTCTGGAGAGGACAACTTCAAGCAGCCCCAAAACACAAGAGACACTGAAAATGTTATATGTGCAGTAAAAGAAGATAAATGGACTGCACCTCTGATAGTCAATGGGACAATAATAACCTTCAAAATTGACACCGGAGCCAAAGCAAACCTAAtcaatgaaaatgatgtgaaagcaCTTGCAGAGAAACCAAAAAGAGTCGCAGGCAAGGCTATGTCATTAAAAGCGTACAACAACCAGCCAATAAAAACTATGGGAGTTTGCAGGCTGATTGTGACagcaaaaggaaaacaacacaacataatgTTCACAATAGTGCCAAGTGGACATGAGTCAATCCTGGGAGACAAGGCATCTGAGGACCTTGGGCTGGTGAAAAGAATCTACCAAATCAACAGTGACAACGTCAATATGGACAAATTGAACAAAATACTGTCACAAAGTGAAGGTAGTACAAGTATATTAAACAAATACACATCTGTCTTTAAAGGACATGGTACACTGCCTTACACTTACAAAATACAGCTCAAGGATGATGCTAAACCTGTAGTGCATGCCCCAAGAAGAGTACCAGCAC CTCTGCACAGTCTGTTATTGTGCACATGA